One genomic window of Pseudoxanthomonas sp. includes the following:
- the motB gene encoding flagellar motor protein MotB — MADGKSTVIIRRVRKVQGRGHHGGAWKVAFADFVTAMMAFFLVMWLMAATTKQERMAISEYFRNPSPLAGKSPAPAPGLNGPGGASSSMIKLGGSMDLTKGSRDVPFGHSKGQAATAAEQDQRAQEKRRLESLMKELQEAISKSQALEPFKDQLLLDLTPEGLRIQIVDKQNRPMFDQGSAHLKDYTIAILHELASFINQVPNHISITGHTDTTAYSNDAGYTNWELSADRANAARRALIGGGMEGTRVTRVVGLSSSVLFDKTNPQNPINRRISIVVMTHDAEAAALAGSGQAVALSKPLPDADTHVPDLGTTPAAADTGHASAAPAHAAGSTPPSVPAGARTPLQTSTGAQVVTAVKLARAAEAAISHDAPVARSPAAPAQADAAK; from the coding sequence ATGGCCGATGGAAAATCCACCGTCATCATCCGGCGGGTCAGGAAGGTCCAGGGCCGCGGCCACCACGGTGGCGCGTGGAAGGTGGCCTTTGCCGACTTCGTGACCGCCATGATGGCCTTCTTCCTGGTGATGTGGCTGATGGCGGCCACCACCAAGCAGGAGCGCATGGCCATCTCCGAATATTTCCGCAATCCCAGTCCGCTGGCGGGCAAGTCACCGGCGCCAGCGCCGGGCCTCAATGGGCCCGGTGGCGCCAGCAGTTCCATGATCAAGCTGGGCGGCAGCATGGACCTGACCAAGGGCAGCAGGGACGTGCCATTCGGGCACAGCAAGGGCCAGGCGGCGACTGCGGCCGAACAGGACCAGCGGGCCCAGGAGAAACGGCGGCTGGAATCGCTGATGAAGGAGCTGCAGGAAGCCATCAGCAAGAGCCAGGCGCTGGAACCGTTCAAGGACCAGTTGTTGCTGGACCTGACCCCGGAGGGCCTGCGCATCCAGATCGTCGACAAGCAGAACCGGCCGATGTTCGACCAGGGCAGCGCGCACCTGAAGGACTACACCATCGCGATCCTTCACGAGCTGGCGTCCTTCATCAACCAGGTGCCCAACCACATCAGCATCACCGGCCATACCGACACCACGGCCTACAGCAACGACGCGGGCTACACCAACTGGGAATTGAGCGCGGACCGGGCCAACGCCGCGCGGCGCGCGCTGATCGGCGGCGGCATGGAAGGCACCCGGGTGACCCGGGTGGTGGGGCTGTCGTCATCGGTCCTGTTCGACAAGACCAATCCGCAGAATCCGATCAACCGCCGGATCAGCATCGTGGTGATGACCCACGATGCCGAAGCGGCTGCACTGGCCGGCAGCGGCCAGGCCGTGGCGTTGAGCAAGCCGTTGCCCGACGCCGATACCCACGTGCCGGATCTGGGTACGACACCCGCCGCGGCTGATACCGGGCACGCTTCCGCGGCCCCGGCACACGCTGCTGGATCGACGCCGCCGTCCGTGCCTGCCGGTGCCAGGACGCCGCTGCAGACGTCGACCGGTGCGCAGGTTGTCACCGCGGTGAAGCTGGCCCGCGCAGCCGAGGCGGCCATTTCCCACGATGCACCTGTGGCCAGGTCTCCTGCAGCGCCGGCGCAGGCCGATGCGGCGAAATGA
- the motA gene encoding flagellar motor stator protein MotA, which yields MLIIVGFIVVVLSVVGGYVLLHGQLGALWQPYELVIIGGAALGAFLVSTPGRIVKETLSGVVGVFKGPRYKADDYRDILSLVYELLNKARRDGFMALEDHVEKPADSAIFASYPKVLADHHLLDFMTDCLRLMIGSNIEPHELEPLLELELEKHHHEALAPSHALAKVADGLPGFGIVAAVLGIVITMGAIDGPIDEIGHHVAAALVGTFLGILLAYGFVAPMSAAMEARAEQDGRIYESVKTALLACLRGYNPKIALEFARKTLPSDVRPGFSAFESHLKSIK from the coding sequence ATGCTCATCATCGTTGGCTTCATTGTTGTTGTCCTCAGCGTCGTCGGAGGCTATGTGCTGTTGCACGGCCAGCTCGGCGCGCTGTGGCAGCCCTATGAATTGGTGATCATCGGCGGTGCGGCGCTGGGTGCCTTCCTGGTCAGTACGCCGGGCAGGATCGTCAAGGAAACGCTGTCCGGGGTCGTCGGCGTGTTCAAGGGCCCCAGGTACAAGGCCGACGATTACCGGGACATCCTGTCGCTGGTGTACGAACTGTTGAACAAGGCCCGCCGCGACGGCTTCATGGCGCTGGAAGACCATGTCGAGAAGCCCGCCGACAGCGCCATCTTCGCCAGCTATCCCAAGGTGCTGGCAGACCACCACCTGCTGGACTTCATGACCGACTGCCTGCGCCTGATGATCGGCAGCAACATCGAGCCGCACGAGCTGGAACCGCTGCTGGAACTCGAACTGGAAAAGCACCACCACGAGGCACTGGCGCCTTCGCATGCGCTGGCCAAGGTGGCCGATGGCCTGCCGGGCTTCGGCATCGTGGCCGCGGTGCTGGGCATCGTGATCACCATGGGCGCCATCGACGGCCCGATCGACGAAATCGGCCACCATGTCGCCGCCGCGCTGGTGGGCACCTTCCTGGGCATCCTGCTGGCCTATGGGTTCGTGGCGCCGATGTCGGCGGCCATGGAAGCGCGCGCCGAGCAGGACGGCCGCATCTACGAGTCGGTCAAGACCGCGCTGCTGGCCTGCCTGCGTGGTTACAACCCGAAGATCGCGCTTGAGTTCGCGCGCAAGACCCTGCCTTCCGACGTGCGCCCGGGTTTCTCCGCGTTCGAAAGCCACCTGAAGAGCATCAAGTAG
- the ggt gene encoding gamma-glutamyltransferase, translating to MPFVIRHTNLMRFIFPTLLAVSLAAAAPCALAKDNPPPAPQISSRALDASAPPTTLAELSRAVPVTAEHAMVVSAQHLATQVGLQVLKDGGNAVDAAVAVGYALAVVHPCCGNIGGGGFMVVHLAASKGKPARELFLDFREKAPLAATPTMFQDADGNVVKGLSTDTYLGVGVPGTVMGLETARKTYGTLSRKRLMQPAIELARNGYVLQQGDVNIMKSRLEDFAKSPNVASIFLKADGQPYAVGDTLVQAQLARTLASIEKRGIKAFYKGDTAKAVVAASKANGGLLTLQDFAAYTTPWSTPIHCGYRGYTVVSAPPPSSGGVTVCQILGLVQPYPLSSWGYGSAPAMHHMVEAERRAFADRNTYLGDPAFVSNPIDQMLAPAHLAQLGSSIRPDKATPSSEIHGSLGPDEGTNTTHYSVLDARGNAVSVTYTINYLFGNGQMAGDTGFFLNNEMDDFTSKPGVPNSFGLVQGKTNQIEPGKRPLSSMSPTILLKDGQVFMVTGSPGGSTIISTTMESIVNVVDFGMNMQQAVNAPRFHHQWLPDVTSLEPGMLAPQVQQQLEAMGHSFRDVQSWGADEAILRNAKTGLLEGANDRRRPAGLAAGY from the coding sequence ATGCCCTTCGTCATTCGCCACACCAACCTCATGCGCTTCATCTTCCCCACGCTACTTGCCGTGTCCCTGGCCGCTGCCGCGCCCTGCGCGCTGGCCAAGGACAACCCGCCACCCGCGCCGCAGATTTCCTCGCGCGCCCTGGATGCCAGCGCTCCGCCGACCACCCTGGCCGAACTGTCCAGGGCCGTGCCGGTCACTGCCGAACACGCGATGGTGGTTTCGGCCCAGCACCTGGCCACCCAGGTCGGCCTGCAGGTGCTCAAGGATGGCGGCAACGCGGTCGATGCGGCGGTCGCGGTCGGCTACGCGCTGGCCGTGGTCCACCCGTGCTGCGGCAACATCGGCGGCGGCGGCTTCATGGTGGTGCACCTGGCCGCCAGCAAGGGCAAGCCGGCGCGCGAGCTGTTCCTGGATTTCCGCGAAAAAGCCCCGCTGGCCGCCACGCCGACCATGTTCCAGGACGCCGACGGCAACGTGGTCAAGGGCCTTAGCACCGACACCTACCTGGGCGTCGGCGTGCCCGGCACCGTGATGGGCCTGGAAACCGCACGCAAGACCTACGGCACCCTGTCGCGCAAGCGGCTGATGCAACCGGCGATCGAACTGGCGCGCAACGGCTACGTGCTGCAGCAGGGCGACGTGAACATCATGAAGTCGCGCCTGGAAGACTTCGCCAAGTCGCCCAACGTGGCGAGCATATTCCTCAAGGCCGATGGCCAGCCTTACGCGGTCGGCGACACGCTGGTGCAGGCACAGCTGGCCAGGACCCTGGCCAGCATCGAAAAGCGCGGCATCAAGGCCTTCTACAAGGGCGACACCGCCAAGGCCGTGGTCGCGGCGAGCAAGGCCAACGGCGGCCTCCTGACGCTGCAGGACTTCGCCGCCTACACCACGCCCTGGAGCACGCCGATCCACTGCGGCTATCGCGGTTACACCGTGGTGTCCGCGCCACCGCCCAGCTCCGGCGGCGTCACCGTCTGCCAGATCCTGGGGCTGGTCCAGCCGTATCCGCTGTCCAGCTGGGGCTACGGCTCGGCCCCGGCGATGCACCACATGGTGGAAGCCGAGCGCCGCGCCTTTGCCGACCGCAACACCTACCTGGGCGACCCGGCCTTCGTCAGCAACCCGATCGACCAGATGCTGGCACCGGCGCACCTGGCACAGCTGGGCAGCAGCATCCGGCCCGACAAGGCCACGCCGTCCAGTGAGATCCATGGCAGCCTGGGCCCGGATGAAGGCACCAACACCACCCATTACTCGGTGCTGGACGCGCGCGGCAACGCCGTCAGCGTGACCTACACCATCAACTACCTGTTCGGTAACGGCCAGATGGCGGGCGACACCGGCTTCTTCCTCAACAACGAGATGGATGACTTCACCTCCAAGCCGGGCGTGCCCAACAGCTTCGGCCTGGTGCAGGGCAAGACCAACCAGATCGAACCAGGCAAGCGCCCGCTGAGTTCGATGTCGCCGACGATCCTGCTCAAGGACGGCCAGGTGTTCATGGTGACCGGCAGCCCGGGCGGTTCGACCATCATCTCCACCACCATGGAGAGCATCGTCAACGTGGTCGATTTCGGCATGAACATGCAGCAGGCGGTCAATGCACCGCGCTTCCACCACCAGTGGCTGCCCGATGTCACCAGCCTGGAGCCGGGCATGCTGGCGCCGCAGGTGCAGCAGCAGCTGGAGGCGATGGGCCACAGCTTCCGTGACGTGCAATCGTGGGGTGCGGACGAGGCGATTCTGCGCAACGCGAAGACCGGCCTGCTGGAAGGCGCCAATGATCGCCGCCGGCCTGCGGGCCTGGCCGCCGGCTACTGA
- a CDS encoding DUF2884 family protein: protein MRLACLPLLLSMLCATAAAHAADPSPQPQDGRHDGVKLSSDQCGLSTPFNVLVDSGGVWLYREQGVPKEIFFHGGELSVDRKVRQVTAADAQRLWQMEDQARALMPQVAGIARDAIGITFDALSSVVEALTGSARKARKVDKQRDDALDYINGTLGTGRWDQEVFDDGFEKRIEDAAEEMAGMLARSVLWQTFTGRAEAMEARADRMDAEMDARMEAKSNALEAKAAALCPTVRSLYALQDALEYRYDGQPLRMIEMDDDASNNQKIAAPEAHAQEDNGDHPHTAIDVSR, encoded by the coding sequence ATGCGTCTTGCCTGCCTGCCCCTGCTGTTGTCGATGCTGTGCGCCACGGCCGCGGCGCACGCCGCTGATCCGTCGCCGCAGCCGCAGGATGGCCGGCACGATGGGGTGAAGCTATCCTCCGACCAGTGCGGCCTGTCCACACCCTTCAACGTGCTGGTTGATTCGGGCGGCGTATGGCTGTACCGCGAGCAGGGCGTGCCGAAGGAGATCTTCTTCCACGGCGGCGAACTCAGCGTGGACCGCAAGGTCCGCCAGGTCACTGCCGCCGACGCGCAGCGCCTGTGGCAGATGGAAGACCAGGCGCGGGCCTTGATGCCGCAGGTGGCCGGGATCGCACGCGACGCCATCGGCATCACCTTCGATGCGCTGTCCAGCGTGGTCGAGGCGCTCACCGGCAGCGCGCGCAAGGCACGCAAGGTCGACAAGCAGCGCGACGATGCGCTGGATTACATCAATGGCACGTTGGGCACCGGCCGCTGGGACCAGGAGGTCTTCGACGATGGCTTTGAAAAGCGCATCGAGGACGCCGCCGAAGAGATGGCCGGCATGCTGGCACGCAGCGTGCTGTGGCAGACCTTCACCGGCCGCGCCGAGGCGATGGAAGCCCGCGCCGACCGCATGGACGCAGAGATGGATGCCCGCATGGAGGCCAAGAGCAACGCACTGGAAGCCAAGGCCGCAGCACTCTGCCCCACGGTGCGCAGCCTGTATGCCCTGCAGGATGCGCTCGAATACCGCTACGACGGCCAGCCGCTGCGCATGATCGAGATGGATGACGACGCCTCCAACAACCAGAAGATCGCGGCGCCGGAAGCACATGCGCAGGAAGACAACGGCGACCATCCGCATACCGCCATCGATGTAAGCAGATAA
- a CDS encoding DUF1345 domain-containing protein: MHNKKRAGSSVARSGGSRWRPVQTFAARPRLSIAALVFMAVGAGLLAAGVSLPTALLLGFDSGAFVFLAGICTLFNAAGPDQMREVAERQDAGRWGILWSAIGLTAIIMLALGTELVAGKSGGVASIVIAGSSIVLSWLFMNVMFALHYAHGFYGDYGQEHRGLEFPGKEEPDYWDFAYFSIVIGMTFQVSDVQITSRYLRRIALMHSVIAFFFNMFIIAVTVNILAGQA; this comes from the coding sequence ATGCACAACAAGAAGCGGGCAGGTTCTTCGGTGGCGCGCAGCGGTGGTAGCCGCTGGCGGCCGGTCCAGACCTTTGCGGCGCGGCCGCGGTTGAGCATTGCGGCGTTGGTGTTCATGGCGGTCGGGGCAGGGCTGTTGGCGGCGGGTGTCTCGCTGCCCACGGCACTGTTGCTTGGATTCGACTCGGGGGCGTTCGTGTTCCTGGCCGGCATCTGCACCCTGTTCAACGCGGCTGGCCCCGACCAGATGCGCGAGGTGGCCGAGCGCCAGGACGCTGGACGGTGGGGCATCCTGTGGAGCGCGATCGGGCTGACGGCGATCATCATGCTGGCATTGGGCACCGAGCTGGTCGCGGGCAAGTCCGGCGGCGTGGCATCCATTGTCATCGCCGGGAGCAGCATCGTGCTGTCCTGGCTTTTCATGAATGTCATGTTCGCGCTGCACTACGCCCATGGCTTTTACGGTGACTACGGGCAGGAGCACCGTGGATTGGAATTCCCCGGTAAGGAAGAGCCGGATTACTGGGATTTTGCCTATTTCTCCATCGTGATCGGCATGACCTTCCAGGTCTCCGATGTGCAGATCACCAGTCGCTACCTGCGCCGCATCGCGCTGATGCATAGCGTGATCGCATTCTTCTTCAACATGTTCATCATCGCCGTCACGGTGAACATCCTGGCGGGGCAGGCCTGA
- a CDS encoding GGDEF domain-containing protein, with protein sequence MPPPASRERFIHSASLIALSLTVLASGIATLIPWLSPVRQPMDLVIPPVACSIFLGLLATLIRRPPWVAGIMRTALLTALVALAAPAWFFTWQAAVTPNLLLIDIYPPVTALFLALMVMVMIYLPPRPAFIAVLLCWLLVALPVLLYLLSHPQEMHTPRGADLLMAYGPVFILIAVLLPVQRGLTGRIQHLVSEQARMEIMVNHDPLTRLYNRRFGEQVLQDMLAGNRPGGVIMFDMDRFKAINDTHGHPVGDAVLQRVAQRCQELVRKDECLARWGGEEFLIALPGIDHAGLKLLAERLRGAITELTVAPVQQISASIGATLIQHDDTYTSLLQRVDQALYRAKQQGGNVVMW encoded by the coding sequence ATGCCACCGCCCGCGTCCCGTGAGCGCTTCATCCACAGCGCAAGCCTGATCGCATTGTCGCTGACGGTCCTGGCCTCTGGCATCGCGACCTTGATCCCATGGCTCAGCCCAGTTCGCCAGCCGATGGACCTGGTGATCCCACCGGTGGCGTGCAGCATCTTCCTGGGCCTGCTGGCCACGCTGATCCGGCGCCCGCCCTGGGTGGCCGGCATCATGCGTACCGCGTTGCTGACCGCGCTGGTGGCACTGGCCGCGCCTGCGTGGTTCTTCACCTGGCAGGCAGCAGTGACACCCAACCTGCTGCTGATCGACATCTATCCACCGGTGACCGCGCTGTTCCTGGCACTGATGGTGATGGTGATGATCTACCTGCCGCCCCGGCCAGCCTTCATCGCGGTCCTGCTGTGCTGGTTGCTGGTCGCATTGCCGGTATTGCTCTATCTGCTCAGCCACCCGCAAGAGATGCATACCCCGCGTGGTGCCGACCTGCTGATGGCCTATGGCCCGGTGTTCATCCTGATCGCGGTGCTGCTGCCAGTGCAGCGCGGGCTGACCGGCAGGATCCAGCACCTGGTGTCGGAACAGGCACGCATGGAAATCATGGTCAACCATGACCCGCTGACCCGCCTGTACAACCGGCGCTTCGGTGAGCAGGTGTTGCAGGACATGCTGGCCGGCAACAGGCCCGGTGGCGTGATCATGTTCGACATGGACCGCTTCAAGGCCATCAACGACACCCATGGCCATCCGGTCGGGGATGCGGTGCTGCAGCGCGTGGCCCAGCGCTGCCAGGAGCTGGTGCGCAAGGACGAATGCCTGGCCCGCTGGGGCGGCGAGGAATTCCTGATCGCCCTGCCCGGCATCGATCACGCCGGCCTGAAGCTCCTCGCCGAGCGCCTGCGCGGCGCGATCACCGAACTGACCGTCGCGCCCGTGCAGCAGATCAGCGCGTCGATCGGCGCCACCCTGATCCAGCACGATGACACCTACACCAGCCTGCTGCAGCGCGTGGACCAGGCGCTGTATCGCGCCAAGCAGCAGGGTGGCAACGTGGTGATGTGGTAG
- a CDS encoding YiiX/YebB-like N1pC/P60 family cysteine hydrolase, translating into MRILLLLLSLLIAPTLPAAARTPHVQDGDLLFVTAASTGLSGAINDATGKRGKISYDHVALVAHDAHGQIVLHADEKGSRQQTLAAFLGDAGAKQRQVFVYRLKRGQRSAIPEAITRARGMLGKPYNFTYVQAEDSYYCSDFIERAFRAHHVFALQPMNFKNTQTGEMPRYWIDFYRSKGMDVPQDKPGTNPNDMSASPVLERVGQLK; encoded by the coding sequence ATGCGAATCCTGCTGCTGTTGCTCTCCCTGCTGATCGCCCCGACCCTGCCCGCCGCGGCCAGGACCCCGCACGTACAGGACGGCGACCTGCTGTTCGTCACTGCCGCCAGCACCGGCCTGAGCGGTGCGATCAACGACGCCACGGGCAAGCGAGGCAAGATCAGTTACGACCACGTCGCGCTGGTGGCCCACGACGCGCACGGGCAGATCGTGCTGCATGCCGATGAAAAGGGCTCGCGCCAGCAGACGCTGGCCGCGTTCCTGGGCGATGCAGGCGCCAAACAGCGCCAGGTGTTCGTGTATCGCCTCAAGCGCGGCCAACGCAGCGCCATCCCCGAGGCCATCACCCGGGCGCGCGGCATGCTGGGCAAGCCGTACAACTTCACCTACGTGCAGGCCGAGGACAGCTATTACTGCTCGGACTTCATCGAACGCGCCTTCCGCGCGCATCACGTCTTCGCGTTGCAACCGATGAACTTCAAGAACACGCAGACCGGCGAGATGCCCAGGTACTGGATCGATTTCTACCGCAGCAAGGGCATGGACGTGCCGCAGGACAAACCCGGCACCAATCCCAACGACATGTCGGCCTCGCCTGTGCTGGAGCGCGTCGGCCAGCTGAAGTAA
- a CDS encoding GNAT family N-acetyltransferase has protein sequence MNPLDRPVWASLSTAHAPLSEGDALARRYAPDINRFAAACDDGAAAQAALAALVQPSEQVYLLQVADIVVPSGLTAVKLAEGVQLVARAPVAPPAAGGYVVVPLGDADAAEMLALATLTEPGPFLSRTHRMGSFVGIRVDGRLAAMAGERFRFPGHTEVSGVCTHPDFRGHGFAKQLSRHVAAGIAARGETAFLHAWKHNTGAIALYEALGFAWRTDVRVAVLEHHPRA, from the coding sequence ATGAATCCACTCGACCGCCCTGTGTGGGCCAGCCTCAGCACGGCGCACGCGCCGCTCTCCGAAGGCGATGCCCTGGCGCGACGCTACGCGCCCGACATCAACCGCTTCGCTGCCGCATGCGACGACGGCGCCGCCGCACAGGCGGCATTGGCTGCGCTGGTGCAGCCGTCGGAACAGGTCTACCTGTTGCAGGTGGCCGACATCGTGGTGCCTTCCGGTCTGACGGCGGTCAAGCTGGCCGAAGGCGTGCAGCTGGTCGCACGCGCGCCCGTGGCGCCGCCCGCTGCAGGCGGGTACGTCGTCGTTCCACTGGGCGATGCCGATGCGGCCGAGATGCTGGCATTGGCCACGTTGACCGAACCTGGGCCGTTCCTGTCGCGCACCCATCGCATGGGCAGCTTCGTCGGCATCCGCGTCGATGGCCGGCTGGCGGCAATGGCGGGTGAGCGCTTCCGCTTCCCTGGCCATACCGAAGTCAGTGGGGTCTGCACGCATCCCGATTTCCGCGGACATGGTTTCGCAAAGCAGCTGTCCCGCCACGTTGCCGCCGGGATCGCCGCGCGCGGCGAAACCGCCTTCCTGCATGCCTGGAAACACAACACCGGTGCCATTGCCCTGTACGAAGCGTTGGGCTTCGCCTGGCGCACCGATGTCAGGGTTGCGGTCCTGGAGCATCACCCACGCGCCTGA
- a CDS encoding beta-eliminating lyase-related protein — protein sequence MVSRRRFMQLASVGASLVAGGASPLSAGAATGDESGNPPVDQLVALTGDNVPRKMTDAPAQLLRMLETRSGMNDFYLAEGAVAALELEFSRLLGKESAVFMPTGTMANQIAIRLLCGDRRRLLVQRESHVYQDEGDAASTLSGINPVPLETAGPDLEQQLQAAFSMASESPYPTTVGAVSLESPIRRLDGRTLPLEQVERISALVKRQGAGLHLDGARLLLMHGSAGFEAARYCKPFDTVYVSLYKYLGAPFGAVLAGGKDMMEKAREMRHVLGGTLFHGWVAALPALEQLDGFGERFARAREAGEQLLAALSKIDGITVERVPDGSNIAFLQLGPRLADGLAERLRAHDIVIANVRSGRLPLTINETILRRPVAEIAAAFPPRSGT from the coding sequence ATGGTCAGCCGACGCCGCTTCATGCAGCTTGCTTCAGTGGGTGCATCCCTGGTCGCGGGCGGCGCCTCCCCTCTTTCGGCGGGCGCCGCCACGGGTGATGAATCCGGCAACCCACCCGTGGACCAGCTGGTGGCCCTCACCGGCGACAACGTGCCGAGAAAGATGACCGACGCTCCGGCGCAGTTGTTGCGCATGCTGGAAACCAGGTCAGGGATGAACGATTTCTACCTGGCCGAAGGCGCCGTTGCGGCGCTGGAACTCGAATTCTCCAGATTGCTGGGCAAGGAAAGCGCGGTCTTCATGCCGACCGGCACCATGGCCAACCAGATCGCCATCCGCCTGCTGTGCGGCGACCGGAGGCGATTGCTGGTACAGCGCGAGAGCCACGTCTACCAGGACGAAGGCGACGCGGCATCCACCCTGAGCGGGATCAACCCGGTGCCACTGGAGACTGCTGGCCCGGACCTGGAGCAGCAGCTCCAGGCCGCGTTCTCCATGGCGTCCGAATCCCCCTATCCGACCACCGTGGGCGCGGTGTCGCTGGAAAGCCCGATCCGGCGGCTGGATGGACGGACGCTTCCGCTTGAACAGGTCGAAAGGATCTCCGCACTGGTAAAACGTCAAGGCGCGGGCCTGCACCTGGATGGCGCGCGCCTGCTGCTCATGCATGGCAGCGCGGGCTTCGAGGCCGCCCGCTACTGCAAGCCCTTCGATACCGTCTATGTCTCCCTGTACAAGTACCTTGGCGCACCGTTCGGCGCAGTGCTGGCCGGCGGCAAGGACATGATGGAGAAGGCGCGCGAGATGCGGCATGTCCTGGGCGGCACGCTGTTCCATGGATGGGTGGCCGCACTGCCGGCCCTGGAGCAGCTGGACGGATTCGGCGAACGCTTCGCACGCGCGCGCGAAGCCGGCGAGCAATTGCTGGCGGCGCTGTCCAAGATCGACGGCATCACGGTGGAGCGCGTGCCCGATGGCAGCAACATCGCGTTTCTGCAGCTCGGCCCACGGCTCGCCGACGGACTCGCCGAGCGGCTGCGGGCACACGACATCGTGATTGCGAACGTCAGGTCGGGCCGCCTCCCCCTGACGATCAACGAAACCATCCTGCGGCGCCCCGTCGCGGAGATTGCTGCCGCTTTCCCACCGCGCTCAGGCACCTGA
- a CDS encoding SDR family oxidoreductase: protein MNTTAPPLAADDNQPLTERLRVALDLLEAIEADRSVLDALPEEDRVRLHQVVAKVYHPEPKARRVMLKQQAKQRHQEKVRKAEALLEQTGIRTLRRKPVFSTPNYFPPHAAGLHDASNGEGAAVVEAPTHSPELRHCYVCKQKFTQLHHFYDQMCPACAELNFIKRTETADLRGRVALLTGGRVKIGYQAGLKLLRAGAELIVTTRFPRDSAARYAEEPDFGEWGHRLQVYGLDLRHTPSVEAFCSELLATRTRLDFIINNACQTVRRPPQFYAHMMAGETAALHELPDTIRKLIGDYEGLRSPELLTATAQGTLPAAQGNSFSSADGLHRAAELSQVPLLADELLGQQHLFPEGRLDQDLQQVDLRGRNSWRLLMAEVPSVELLETQLVNAIAPFIINARLKPLMLATPERDKHIVNVSAMEGQFYRNFKTTRHPHTNMAKAALNMMTRTSAADYQNDGIHMNSVDTGWVTDEDPAEIAAKKVLEERFHPPLDIVDGAARIVDPIIHGFNTGEHVWGQFLKDYAPTDW, encoded by the coding sequence TTGAACACCACTGCCCCGCCCCTCGCCGCCGACGACAACCAGCCCCTGACCGAGCGCCTGCGCGTAGCGCTGGACCTGCTGGAGGCGATCGAAGCCGACCGCAGCGTGCTCGACGCGCTGCCCGAGGAAGACCGCGTGCGCCTGCACCAGGTGGTGGCCAAGGTCTATCACCCCGAACCCAAGGCGCGGCGGGTGATGCTCAAGCAGCAGGCCAAGCAGCGCCACCAGGAAAAGGTCCGCAAGGCCGAGGCGCTGCTGGAACAGACCGGCATCCGCACCCTGCGCCGCAAGCCGGTGTTCAGCACGCCGAATTATTTCCCGCCGCACGCCGCTGGCCTGCACGACGCCAGCAATGGCGAAGGCGCTGCCGTGGTGGAAGCACCCACGCATTCACCCGAACTGCGCCACTGCTATGTGTGCAAGCAGAAGTTCACCCAGCTGCATCATTTCTACGACCAGATGTGCCCGGCCTGCGCCGAGTTGAACTTCATCAAGCGCACCGAGACCGCCGACCTGCGCGGCCGCGTGGCACTGCTGACCGGCGGCCGGGTCAAGATCGGCTACCAGGCTGGCCTGAAGCTGCTGCGTGCCGGCGCCGAACTGATCGTCACCACGCGCTTCCCGCGTGATTCGGCCGCACGTTATGCGGAAGAACCCGACTTCGGCGAATGGGGCCACCGCCTGCAGGTCTACGGCCTGGACCTGCGCCATACACCCAGCGTTGAAGCCTTCTGCAGCGAGCTTCTGGCCACGCGCACGCGCCTGGACTTCATCATCAACAACGCCTGCCAGACCGTGCGCCGCCCGCCGCAGTTCTACGCGCACATGATGGCCGGCGAGACCGCCGCGCTGCATGAGCTGCCCGACACCATCCGCAAGCTGATCGGCGATTACGAAGGCCTGCGCAGCCCCGAACTACTGACCGCCACCGCGCAAGGCACGTTGCCGGCCGCGCAGGGCAACAGCTTCAGCAGCGCAGACGGCCTGCACCGCGCCGCCGAGCTGTCGCAGGTGCCGCTGCTGGCCGATGAACTGCTCGGCCAGCAACACCTGTTCCCCGAAGGCCGGCTGGACCAGGACCTGCAGCAGGTCGATCTGCGCGGGCGCAATTCCTGGCGCCTGCTGATGGCCGAAGTGCCGTCGGTGGAGCTGCTGGAGACCCAGCTGGTCAACGCCATCGCGCCCTTCATCATCAACGCGCGGTTGAAGCCACTGATGCTGGCCACGCCCGAGCGCGATAAGCACATCGTCAACGTGTCGGCGATGGAAGGGCAGTTCTACCGCAACTTCAAGACCACCCGACACCCGCACACCAACATGGCCAAGGCCGCGCTGAACATGATGACGCGCACCTCGGCGGCCGATTACCAGAACGACGGCATCCACATGAACAGTGTCGACACCGGCTGGGTGACCGACGAGGATCCGGCAGAGATCGCTGCCAAGAAAGTGCTGGAAGAGCGCTTCCACCCACCGCTGGACATCGTCGACGGTGCCGCCCGCATCGTCGACCCGATCATCCACGGCTTCAACACCGGCGAACACGTCTGGGGACAGTTCCTGAAGGACTACGCGCCCACCGATTGGTGA